DNA sequence from the Spirochaeta cellobiosiphila DSM 17781 genome:
AACATCAAAACCAGTCCATTTTCCAGAATCATTAGGTGCTGAGTATCCAGGAACTCCTGCAGTAACCCCCAAAACTAATTTTCCTCGTTCTTTGACAATCTCTAATGTAGATTTTTCACCAGATGCATTTGCTTCCCCTTCTGTAGCAGGTTTAGCACAACTTGAAAGGGTTAAAGCTATACTAATAAGACTAATAAAAAGGACATTTCTTAAAAATTTCATGTCACTCTCCTATATGGTGTTTTCTTACCGAATACCACTACGAATATGTTTGTGTCAATAGTTATAGGTACTATATTGTTGTTATATATATTATTAGTACAAATATGTAGTTTTATTGTGTGTTGTACGACCAATTTGATTGATTTGTAGATACTTGATCTATTCTGCCATTGTGATGAGAATAGATAAGATGATGTATGAACTTATTACTCCTGGTCAGAATATGATTGAAATAAAAAGATCTAAATTTATGGGCTTTGCTTTTCCAGTCAAAACAAATCAGGAAGCTAGAGAAAGATTAAAAGAGCTAAGAAAGGATCATCCATTAGCCAATCATATTGTTTACGCATTTCAAATTGGAACAGAAAATAGTATAACAGCCGGATTAAGTGATGATGGTGAACCTCATGGTACAGCAGGTAAACCTGTAATGGATGTATTAAAAGGGGCCTGTATTACAAATATATTAATAGCTATAGTTAGATATTTTGGCGGAACAAAATTAGGCACAGGTGGTTTGGTTAAAGCTTATTCGGAATCTACCCAAAGTTTATTATCATCTTTAACCATAGAAGAACAGATTTATCGTAAACAGTTGAGTTTTAAATTCGAGTATACTTATTTAGGTGGCATAAAACAAATTATTCAAGAATATAATTATAAAATGGTTAGTGAGGACTTTTTTACTGAAGTCTCATTAATAATTAAAGTCCCTAATGAGTATGCTCAAGATATAAAGGAAAGGTTAATTGATTATACAAAGGGATCTATCGAAATATTATCTAGTCATAATTAAGTGTTTGCTAATAGTACCGTTACTATCATCTTGTTACATACTTAATCAGGCAGGTCCTTATCTCTCTCAACGAATAGAAGCTGTGCCTCTAGATAAATTAGAAACATCAAATAATGCTGAATTAGAAAATTTTGTAAAAAATGTTGATGATATAAGAGAATTTGCTCAAACAGAACTTGGCCTAAATCAAGGTAAAAATTTTCAGAAATACTATACAATTGACAGAGATTATTTAGCAGCAGTAATACAAGCAGCAGGAGAATTTAGTTTAACTCCCTGGTCTTTTAAATATCCCATATTTGGTGATCTTCCATATAAAGGATATTATAATAAGGATGATGCAATTGAAGAAGGTAAAAAATTAAAAGAAAAAGGGTTAGATGTCTTTATTAGAAAAGTTGATGCGTTTTCAAGTCTAGGATATTTTGCCGATCCTTTATATTCTTATATGGTCAATTATGATTTATATAGTCTTGCTGAATTATTAATCCATGAAGAAACCCATGCTACGATCTTTTTCTAAAATGATGATGGTTTAAATGAAAAATTAGCTACGTATATCGGGCGACAGGGGGCTTTAGTATATATGCAAAATAGATTTGGTGTAGATAGTAAAGAAGTCAAGAATATCATAAAGAATCGAGAATCAAATGAAATATTTAAAAAGGATCTTTTTGAGACTATTCGGAAACTAAATACCCTATATTCAAGTGACAAATCTGAAGAGATTATGAGAGAAGAAAAAGAAAAAATAATATCTGATTTTGAATCACATTGGAAATTTAATTATCATATCAATAATGGCTTTTTATCTATGTATGGATTGTATGAAGATAAAGATGATAGAGTACAAAAATTTGCTAAAACTTTTAAAGACATCAAAGGTATGATTGATTATTTAAAACCCTATACAAAAGTAAAAGATAATCCCTGGACTATTGTGACTAACAGAAATGAGGAAATAAAGAAATGAAACAGTATTTAGATATGATGAGATATGTACTAGATAAAGGTATCAAAAAAGAAGATAGAACGGGAACAGGAACGCTTAGTGTGTTTGGATACCAAGCGAGATATGATTTAGAAGAAGGGTTTCCTCTGGTAACAACAAAGAAGGTTCATCTAAAGTCTATTATACATGAATTACTGTGGTTTCTTCAGGGTGACACTAATGTTAAATATCTTCAAGAAAATGGCGTAAGCATATGGAATGAATGGGCAGATAAACGTGGAGATTTAGGTCCAGTTTATGGTTCTCAGTGGAGAAGTTGGCATACTAGAGATGGGCGTACTATTGATCAAATTTCTCAAATTATTGAAATGATTAAAAATACACCAGATTCTCGTCGGATATTAGTTAGTGCCTGGAATGTTGGTGAGATAGATACAATGGCATTACCTCCCTGTCATGCTTTTTTTCAATTTTATATCGCAAACGGTAAATTATCTTGTCAATTATATCAGCGATCTGCTGATGTATTTCTTGGTGTACCTTTTAATATTGCCTCCTATGCATTGTTAACTATGATGATAGCCCAGGTTACAAACCTTGGTTTAGGAGAATTTATACATACAACTGGTGATACACATATATATATGAATCATATAGAACAATCAAAGCTTCAGCTTTCAAGAAGCCCATATTCCCTACCCAAAATGGTAATAAATACAAAGGTTAATGATATATTTAGCTTTAAATATGATGACTTTAAACTAGAAGGCTATAAACATCATCCTCTAATAAAGGGAAAAGTATCTGTCTAGATTTATTCTTCATATGAAGGCACATAGGAATAGTCGTCATGATAAGTAAAATTGTTTTTTAATGGTTGGTAATGCAGTCGCACTGGTGCTGAAAATGATTGTGAAAAATCTACAGCGTCTTCACACATTTCAAGTGTTCTAGAGACATCCCAAAGAGGATTATAGGATATGGAAGATAAGATAATAGGTAACTCAAAGGTTGAAGTTTTTAACAGGTGATCCATTAAGGATTGTGCCAGTGTATCAGATACTTCCATATTTGTATTAGGCAGCAGAAATAAGTAACTAAGGTCATTCTTAATGATTTTAATACAATTTGTTGGGAGTACTTTTTGAGCTTCTAAGGTAATAAAAGAATGAATGTTTTCGTATTGAGAATAGTTTGTTTCTGCTAAGTATTCATAGCCCCTTATATAAATATGGATAAGCGAAAAGTCATGTTCCATTGTATGAAAGCTATGTATTAGTTTTCGAACCCTTTCCCTAATGGCAAATTCAGTATAGTAACTTGTTTCTGAATCTTTCGTCTCCGATTGCTTAATTAGTTCTATCATTGATTCTATAGATTTTGGAGTACTAACTTGGATATCTTTTACATCCACTTTAGGAATAATAAAACTAGGAATGTAATCAGAAGAATCCTTTGTCCTGTATAGTAAATTATCACTTCTTTTATATAAAGGACTGGATTTCTTATTTATTAGTTCATCCAGTAGAGACACTATTAAATATGTTATATGTATCAATGTAGTGTTTGTTCTTAGCTTAATTGGGATCAAAGAATTGAGTCGTCGACTAATTGTTGTTGGTAGTGAGAAGTCATATGGCTCATTCCCGTTT
Encoded proteins:
- a CDS encoding YigZ family protein, translated to MRIDKMMYELITPGQNMIEIKRSKFMGFAFPVKTNQEARERLKELRKDHPLANHIVYAFQIGTENSITAGLSDDGEPHGTAGKPVMDVLKGACITNILIAIVRYFGGTKLGTGGLVKAYSESTQSLLSSLTIEEQIYRKQLSFKFEYTYLGGIKQIIQEYNYKMVSEDFFTEVSLIIKVPNEYAQDIKERLIDYTKGSIEILSSHN
- a CDS encoding thymidylate synthase gives rise to the protein MKQYLDMMRYVLDKGIKKEDRTGTGTLSVFGYQARYDLEEGFPLVTTKKVHLKSIIHELLWFLQGDTNVKYLQENGVSIWNEWADKRGDLGPVYGSQWRSWHTRDGRTIDQISQIIEMIKNTPDSRRILVSAWNVGEIDTMALPPCHAFFQFYIANGKLSCQLYQRSADVFLGVPFNIASYALLTMMIAQVTNLGLGEFIHTTGDTHIYMNHIEQSKLQLSRSPYSLPKMVINTKVNDIFSFKYDDFKLEGYKHHPLIKGKVSV